One Synergistaceae bacterium DNA window includes the following coding sequences:
- a CDS encoding CPBP family intramembrane metalloprotease, producing MKSIVVDLLGVAVGFAVAVFMLYFPYTWCKRRGESEEAYGLRWVMGQKAWRDTIFATLLTLLPLTFISFYWPSDWGRGGPFHPDLWLTLDMLGGGLAAAFIEETFYRGWLQTLFTRRWGPWVAIPLVSLLFALSHLFVAPSWLRIATFFPGLVMGALRHRNGSILPAIIYHAVCNIWAVWWAPR from the coding sequence ATGAAATCCATCGTTGTCGATCTTCTTGGTGTAGCGGTAGGTTTTGCCGTGGCCGTTTTTATGCTCTATTTTCCCTATACCTGGTGCAAACGGCGCGGCGAATCCGAGGAAGCCTATGGGCTTCGTTGGGTTATGGGGCAAAAAGCATGGCGCGACACGATCTTCGCAACTCTTCTGACGCTTCTTCCCTTGACTTTTATATCTTTTTACTGGCCTTCAGATTGGGGTAGGGGTGGCCCTTTTCATCCCGACCTTTGGCTAACTCTAGATATGTTGGGTGGGGGCCTGGCGGCGGCTTTCATCGAGGAGACGTTTTACAGAGGCTGGCTTCAAACCTTGTTTACCCGCAGATGGGGTCCTTGGGTCGCCATACCCTTGGTGTCGCTTCTTTTCGCGCTCTCCCATTTATTTGTGGCCCCCAGTTGGTTGAGGATCGCGACGTTTTTTCCGGGACTGGTTATGGGAGCCTTACGACATCGCAATGGTTCCATCTTGCCTGCCATCATTTATCACGCGGTCTGTAACATCTGGGCCGTCTGGTGGGCGCCCCGTTAA
- a CDS encoding nucleoside kinase: MAFTIKFKDGKYMTSESPISGRSAMAELSITVDSGIVAWRVNNYMRPLEWVVEEDSTAEFIATTSSEGLQVYRRSLDFLFIIACQKALNRKATVRHSIDEGHYWEFEEGPATQSDAYKLHAAMSEMVRQDIPIIRRVLPIDKAKRIFEKQGELEIAELFAKANLDPVEVYRCGVQYGYFCGTMAPSTGVLKTFDVVPFSRGMVLQFPTLSSPDSILPFRGDKSLSDVFFDYAHWLKVLDLNYLSSLHRHVTNGRSQELILISEAFHSQRISRIAEEIASRPEVKVVTLAGPSASGKTTFSERLKIQLIVCGKKPVTLPMDNYFRDLRDAPRDEKGDFDHEILEALDLDLLKNDLTAILQGEEIVTPRYDFLKGRKEPGKVIKLGSEDILIMEGIHGLNERILAMLPENNRFTVFVSPLTGICIDPHNRTSTSDNRLLRRIVRDYRTRGKSAEVTLKMYPKVMWGAIRYIFPFQNRANVVFNSSLPYELGVLKGYVEPILHTVHEASPVFGEAQRLLTILKFVPSIQSEGIPNNSVIREFIGGSCLDV; the protein is encoded by the coding sequence ATGGCTTTTACCATCAAATTTAAAGACGGAAAATATATGACCAGCGAGTCGCCGATCTCTGGTCGCAGTGCTATGGCGGAGTTGAGCATAACCGTCGACAGCGGCATCGTCGCCTGGCGCGTAAACAACTACATGCGCCCTCTGGAATGGGTGGTCGAGGAGGATTCCACGGCGGAGTTCATCGCCACCACCTCCAGCGAAGGGTTGCAGGTCTACCGCCGATCCCTCGATTTCCTCTTCATTATCGCCTGCCAAAAGGCGCTGAACCGTAAGGCCACCGTGCGACACTCCATCGACGAGGGGCACTATTGGGAGTTTGAGGAAGGCCCGGCGACCCAGTCCGACGCGTACAAACTCCACGCCGCCATGAGCGAGATGGTGAGGCAGGACATTCCGATCATCCGAAGAGTCCTTCCCATCGACAAAGCCAAGCGCATTTTCGAGAAACAGGGAGAGCTGGAGATAGCGGAACTCTTCGCGAAAGCAAACTTGGACCCCGTGGAAGTTTATCGCTGCGGTGTTCAGTATGGGTATTTCTGCGGTACAATGGCGCCGTCTACCGGGGTGCTCAAGACCTTTGACGTCGTGCCATTCTCGCGTGGGATGGTTTTGCAGTTTCCCACTCTGTCTTCGCCTGACAGCATTCTACCCTTTCGAGGAGACAAATCCCTGAGCGACGTGTTTTTCGATTACGCTCACTGGCTGAAGGTTCTGGATCTGAACTACCTCAGCAGCCTACATCGTCACGTCACGAACGGAAGATCCCAGGAACTCATTCTTATTTCCGAGGCATTTCACTCTCAGCGCATCTCCCGCATCGCCGAGGAGATCGCTTCGAGGCCCGAAGTGAAAGTTGTGACCCTTGCCGGCCCATCGGCATCAGGTAAGACCACCTTCTCGGAAAGGCTCAAGATTCAACTGATCGTTTGCGGGAAAAAGCCCGTAACCTTGCCTATGGATAATTATTTTCGAGATTTGCGGGACGCTCCCAGAGACGAAAAGGGTGATTTTGATCATGAGATCCTGGAGGCTCTGGACCTGGATCTTCTGAAGAACGACTTGACGGCCATCCTTCAGGGCGAAGAGATCGTCACGCCCCGCTACGATTTTCTCAAGGGACGGAAAGAGCCCGGAAAAGTCATCAAACTGGGGTCCGAGGACATTCTCATCATGGAGGGGATCCACGGCCTCAACGAACGCATTCTAGCCATGCTTCCGGAGAACAACCGCTTCACCGTCTTCGTCTCGCCCTTGACGGGCATCTGTATCGACCCCCACAACCGGACCAGTACGAGCGACAACCGTTTGTTGCGTCGTATCGTCCGCGATTACCGCACCCGGGGAAAGTCCGCGGAGGTCACGTTAAAGATGTACCCCAAAGTGATGTGGGGAGCTATACGTTACATTTTTCCCTTTCAAAACCGAGCCAACGTCGTTTTTAACTCCTCGCTGCCCTACGAACTGGGCGTGCTCAAGGGTTATGTGGAACCTATCCTCCACACAGTTCACGAGGCTTCACCGGTTTTCGGAGAGGCTCAACGCTTGCTCACCATTCTGAAGTTCGTTCCGTCGATCCAGTCCGAGGGGATCCCGAATAACTCGGTCATTCGCGAGTTTATAGGAGGAAGCTGCCTGGACGTGTAG
- the glyS gene encoding glycine--tRNA ligase subunit beta: MNPKEIVSSNLKADACDVVLEIGTEEIPSRFTPPILETLKILATEDLKQLRVACKDVRVYATPRRLVLFLHGLAERQEDLVATYKGPLWASAFDSSGNATRAAEGFAKSKGVTINNLKKVDVDGAVYVMTEVREVGNLTRSLLPGFLSGLVGKLVFPKNMYWGDPAIRFARPIRWIVALAGEEVVSFTYGDVQSGRTSSGHRFMGDKQIKIKSTDEFLGKLYDNYVILDQEKRKQKLLAGIASLEREHEGVVELDPDLLEENLYLVEYPVPFMGSFDERFLKIPQEVLITSMKKNQKYFAVRTKEGKLTNFFVGIANNRVVDMNIIREGNERVLRARLEDAAFFWVEDRKHSLGENVARLKNVVYQEKLGSVYDKVMATQKLAIWLCGELNAPELSKLVERAAFLSKADLVTHMVYEFPELQGVMGREYARANGEDPRVALALYEQYLPKSATDEVPSDGVGAILGLAERVHVIVSCHKVGLGPTGSQDPYALRRAARCINEIIWARKLDVDVKEAVRTSALANLADMDVVDEVFSFLNQRLLMQLKEKGYEHDLAKLAISVAGHRPLQTLRLLETLSKVKNEPWFAELVTSAVRVRNILQKAGEVSNVINLVLALEPAEKNLYEEIVKMEPLVVVALRDNDWEGLATSLSELSPVVSGFFDDVMVMDPDEHIRANRLAILKRCNILFKEVGDLGVLKS; this comes from the coding sequence ATGAACCCCAAAGAAATAGTTTCCTCTAATCTGAAAGCCGACGCGTGTGATGTGGTCTTAGAAATCGGAACGGAGGAGATCCCGTCCCGGTTCACTCCTCCCATACTCGAAACCTTGAAAATCCTGGCCACGGAGGACCTGAAACAATTACGCGTTGCCTGCAAAGACGTGCGCGTCTACGCAACTCCCCGTCGATTGGTGCTTTTCCTCCATGGTCTGGCCGAACGGCAAGAAGACCTGGTCGCCACTTATAAAGGACCTCTTTGGGCTTCGGCCTTCGACTCCTCCGGCAACGCCACGCGTGCGGCGGAGGGTTTCGCCAAGAGCAAGGGCGTGACGATCAATAACTTGAAAAAGGTCGATGTGGACGGCGCGGTTTATGTCATGACCGAAGTGCGAGAGGTGGGCAATCTCACGAGATCTCTTCTGCCGGGTTTCCTGTCAGGGCTTGTCGGCAAGCTGGTTTTCCCCAAGAACATGTACTGGGGGGATCCAGCAATCCGTTTTGCCCGCCCCATCCGCTGGATCGTGGCCTTGGCCGGCGAAGAGGTCGTCTCTTTCACTTACGGAGACGTGCAAAGCGGGCGGACATCCTCCGGGCACCGTTTCATGGGCGATAAACAAATCAAGATCAAGAGCACGGACGAGTTTTTGGGCAAACTTTACGACAATTACGTCATCCTGGACCAGGAGAAGCGAAAGCAGAAACTACTGGCGGGAATCGCCTCACTAGAGCGAGAGCATGAGGGCGTCGTGGAGCTGGATCCCGATCTGCTAGAGGAGAACCTCTACTTGGTGGAGTACCCCGTGCCTTTCATGGGCTCTTTTGATGAACGGTTCCTCAAAATCCCTCAAGAGGTATTGATCACCTCTATGAAGAAAAATCAAAAATACTTTGCTGTTCGGACCAAAGAGGGTAAACTGACGAATTTTTTCGTGGGAATCGCCAACAACCGAGTAGTAGATATGAATATCATCCGAGAGGGCAACGAGCGGGTATTACGAGCTCGTCTCGAAGACGCTGCCTTTTTCTGGGTGGAAGACCGCAAGCACTCCCTGGGCGAAAATGTGGCGCGCCTTAAAAATGTAGTTTATCAGGAAAAACTGGGTTCCGTTTACGACAAGGTCATGGCGACGCAAAAGCTGGCGATTTGGCTCTGCGGGGAATTGAACGCGCCGGAACTCTCAAAGCTTGTGGAGCGCGCCGCCTTTCTCTCCAAAGCGGATTTGGTCACCCACATGGTTTATGAATTTCCTGAGTTACAGGGAGTTATGGGACGTGAGTACGCCCGCGCCAACGGAGAGGACCCGCGAGTGGCTTTAGCCCTTTACGAACAATACCTTCCAAAGTCGGCCACGGACGAAGTGCCCTCCGACGGTGTTGGGGCGATTTTAGGTCTTGCGGAGCGCGTTCATGTTATCGTAAGCTGCCACAAGGTCGGACTGGGACCCACGGGTTCTCAGGATCCCTATGCCCTGCGCCGTGCCGCGCGCTGTATCAACGAGATTATATGGGCGCGGAAACTGGACGTGGATGTCAAAGAGGCAGTGCGAACTTCTGCCCTGGCGAACCTGGCAGACATGGATGTTGTGGACGAGGTTTTTTCTTTCCTCAACCAACGACTCCTCATGCAGCTCAAAGAAAAAGGCTATGAGCATGACCTGGCGAAGCTGGCCATTTCCGTCGCGGGACATCGCCCGCTTCAAACGTTGCGCTTGTTGGAAACGTTGAGCAAGGTCAAGAACGAGCCGTGGTTCGCGGAACTCGTGACGTCGGCGGTCCGAGTACGAAACATTTTGCAGAAGGCGGGAGAGGTTTCCAACGTTATCAACCTCGTCCTGGCGCTCGAACCGGCTGAGAAAAATCTCTACGAGGAAATTGTGAAAATGGAACCGCTTGTGGTGGTGGCACTTCGAGATAACGACTGGGAGGGGTTGGCCACGTCTTTGTCGGAACTGTCGCCTGTGGTTTCGGGTTTTTTCGACGACGTGATGGTTATGGACCCCGACGAACACATCCGCGCCAATCGTCTGGCCATTTTGAAGCGCTGCAACATCCTCTTCAAAGAGGTTGGTGACCTGGGAGTCCTGAAGTCGTAA
- the glyQ gene encoding glycine--tRNA ligase subunit alpha: protein MNFQDIYFQLEHFWARQGCVVQQPYDIEVGAGTMNPATALRALGPEPWRVAYVEPSRRPSDGRYGENPNRLQHYYQYQVLIKPAPSNILDLYIQSLVVLGIDPSEHDIRFVEDDWENPSIGAWGLGWEVWLDGMEVTQFTYFQQVGGVDMELVPAEITYGIERLAMYVQKAENVYDLKWVGKVTYGDVHLKSEVEYSHYNFEIADISMLLQLFNLYEAEAGRILEKGFVQPAYDYVLKCSHTFNLLDARGAISVTERTGYIGRIRALASRCCQTYVNARQKMGHPLIAKFEDNPSRRCPMKGNDALLKGSDAL, encoded by the coding sequence TTGAATTTCCAAGATATCTATTTCCAGCTCGAACATTTTTGGGCGCGTCAGGGCTGTGTGGTGCAGCAACCCTACGACATTGAGGTGGGCGCCGGCACGATGAACCCGGCGACCGCGTTGCGAGCCCTAGGGCCGGAACCCTGGCGCGTGGCGTATGTGGAGCCCTCCAGACGTCCATCGGACGGACGTTATGGAGAAAATCCCAATCGCCTGCAACATTACTACCAGTACCAAGTGTTGATAAAACCCGCCCCCTCCAACATTCTGGACCTTTATATCCAAAGCCTGGTTGTTCTGGGCATCGACCCATCGGAACACGATATCCGCTTCGTGGAGGACGACTGGGAAAACCCCTCCATCGGCGCCTGGGGGTTAGGATGGGAGGTCTGGCTCGACGGTATGGAGGTGACGCAGTTTACTTACTTCCAACAAGTGGGAGGAGTGGACATGGAACTAGTACCGGCAGAAATCACCTACGGTATCGAACGCCTCGCCATGTACGTCCAAAAGGCGGAGAACGTCTACGACTTGAAATGGGTAGGAAAAGTCACTTACGGCGACGTGCATCTGAAAAGCGAGGTCGAGTATTCTCATTACAATTTCGAGATCGCGGACATTTCCATGCTCTTGCAGCTCTTTAACCTCTATGAGGCTGAAGCCGGACGAATCTTGGAGAAGGGTTTTGTTCAGCCGGCCTATGATTACGTCCTGAAATGTTCCCATACTTTCAACTTGCTGGACGCGCGGGGCGCTATTAGCGTAACGGAGCGCACCGGCTACATCGGGCGGATCCGTGCCCTGGCCAGCCGTTGCTGTCAGACCTATGTGAACGCGCGCCAAAAAATGGGACATCCCCTAATAGCGAAGTTCGAGGATAACCCCAGCAGGCGTTGCCCGATGAAAGGAAACGACGCGCTATTGAAAGGAAGCGACGCGCTATGA
- a CDS encoding HD domain-containing protein, giving the protein MTMQVTMEVAMKMGTFRVLEKPSFCAKSRQVPGKTVIESLLMAAETPFQVILHQRRVAEVVLKIGELCTWHIPVDLELLVAAAQLHDILRTQPDHARKGAAFLTRNGFPDVAKVVEGHMDLPSQASMETKILYLADKYVNGMEIVSLREREELVRQSFPSGGKALENALRRIKMAFEIERLVEKITGEYCGPAFKIG; this is encoded by the coding sequence ATGACGATGCAGGTAACGATGGAAGTAGCCATGAAGATGGGTACCTTCCGAGTTCTGGAGAAGCCTTCTTTTTGCGCCAAATCTCGTCAAGTTCCTGGGAAGACCGTGATCGAGTCATTGCTAATGGCGGCGGAGACGCCCTTTCAGGTTATTCTCCATCAGCGCCGTGTGGCGGAGGTGGTTTTGAAAATAGGGGAACTTTGCACGTGGCACATTCCCGTCGATTTGGAACTTCTGGTTGCCGCAGCGCAACTGCACGACATATTGAGGACACAACCCGACCACGCCAGAAAGGGCGCCGCTTTTTTGACGCGAAACGGTTTTCCCGATGTAGCGAAGGTCGTGGAAGGACACATGGATCTTCCCTCCCAGGCGTCAATGGAGACGAAGATCCTCTATCTGGCGGATAAATACGTCAACGGCATGGAGATCGTTTCCCTACGGGAAAGGGAAGAATTGGTCCGTCAAAGTTTCCCATCCGGAGGAAAAGCCCTAGAAAACGCCCTACGCAGGATAAAGATGGCTTTTGAAATCGAGAGACTGGTAGAAAAAATCACCGGAGAGTATTGTGGACCTGCTTTTAAGATAGGATGA
- a CDS encoding M23 family metallopeptidase, whose translation MRRKIHIAALIFAFWIYPCPSHAAALPDVANSEKSLQADERSMLPKDKPDEPEPLIMIKLHGVPLFMRDSQPKDTIAPQEPLENEKNALPPLFLPPPVKPRPQPPTPPTKTESAVFTPSDKMQWPLEGKITSGFGTRGKRNFHMGIDIPMPKGTSIHAAQGGVVLDISNTKDKRYRGYGNIVLLGHGNGLVTMYAHCQSVSVKKGQSVKQGDVIGTVGDTGRTTTNHLHFEVRENGKPVNPCDYLPAR comes from the coding sequence ATGCGTCGAAAAATTCACATTGCGGCGTTGATTTTTGCGTTCTGGATTTACCCATGCCCGTCTCACGCGGCCGCCCTACCCGACGTCGCCAATAGTGAAAAATCCTTGCAAGCTGACGAAAGGTCCATGCTTCCCAAAGATAAACCTGATGAGCCTGAGCCTCTGATCATGATCAAGCTGCATGGAGTGCCTTTGTTCATGCGTGACTCTCAACCCAAGGACACTATTGCTCCCCAAGAACCCCTGGAGAACGAAAAAAACGCGCTGCCGCCTCTTTTTCTGCCGCCGCCGGTCAAACCGCGCCCTCAACCTCCCACACCTCCCACAAAAACAGAAAGCGCGGTTTTCACGCCCTCAGATAAAATGCAATGGCCTCTGGAGGGCAAGATCACCTCTGGCTTCGGGACGCGCGGAAAACGCAACTTTCATATGGGAATCGATATCCCCATGCCCAAGGGTACTTCCATTCACGCCGCTCAGGGGGGAGTTGTTCTGGACATCAGCAACACAAAAGACAAGCGATACCGCGGATACGGCAATATCGTTTTGCTCGGCCACGGTAACGGGCTCGTCACAATGTACGCCCATTGTCAGAGCGTCTCTGTCAAGAAAGGGCAATCAGTCAAACAGGGAGACGTAATCGGAACCGTGGGGGATACTGGACGCACAACCACCAATCACCTTCACTTCGAGGTCCGCGAAAACGGCAAGCCCGTAAATCCCTGCGACTATTTACCGGCTCGCTGA
- a CDS encoding GHMP kinase has translation MILTRSPLRISLGGEGTDLPSYYRKHEGFLLAGAIDKYVYVSVIRPFVEGIYLKYTQIEQLQKVEDIQHPIIREALLMQELKIPQIEITTVADIPAGTGLGSSGAFTTGLLRALFAHRRKHVLAQELAEMACHIELDRLGEPRGKQDQYIAAYGGLTVFTFHRDGTVTVEPLKISIETIFDLEDRLFLFFTGFTHSSRKILKDQNERSQHNDTEMLDNLHYVKNLGYRSKEALEQGNLQGFGKLMHEHWQHKKTGSQEMSNPQIDAWYELAMSNGAIGGKLVGAGGGGFLMFLAEDSSRLRHAMKSAGLEEVRFRFDFEGTKVVFS, from the coding sequence ATGATTCTGACGCGATCCCCATTACGAATATCATTAGGCGGAGAGGGAACGGATCTTCCTTCGTACTACCGGAAACACGAGGGATTTCTTCTGGCTGGAGCCATTGATAAATATGTATATGTCTCTGTTATACGTCCTTTTGTAGAGGGAATCTATCTTAAATATACTCAGATAGAACAACTTCAAAAAGTAGAGGATATTCAACATCCTATTATACGTGAAGCCTTATTGATGCAAGAATTAAAAATTCCTCAAATCGAGATTACAACCGTGGCAGACATTCCTGCAGGCACAGGACTGGGTTCCTCTGGAGCTTTCACTACAGGACTTTTGCGAGCGCTTTTTGCGCACCGAAGAAAACATGTACTTGCGCAGGAATTAGCCGAGATGGCTTGTCACATTGAACTTGATCGTCTCGGCGAGCCTAGAGGAAAACAAGATCAATATATAGCGGCTTACGGCGGTCTCACCGTGTTTACATTCCATCGAGATGGCACGGTGACAGTGGAGCCTTTAAAAATCTCGATTGAAACGATTTTTGATCTCGAGGATAGGTTGTTTTTGTTTTTTACGGGGTTTACTCATAGCAGCAGGAAAATTTTGAAGGACCAAAATGAACGTTCACAACATAATGACACTGAGATGTTGGATAACCTGCACTATGTCAAAAACTTGGGTTATCGCAGCAAAGAGGCTCTCGAACAGGGAAATTTGCAAGGGTTTGGGAAATTGATGCATGAGCATTGGCAACATAAAAAGACAGGATCACAAGAAATGAGCAACCCACAAATCGACGCGTGGTACGAGCTTGCGATGAGCAATGGTGCTATAGGTGGGAAACTCGTGGGAGCAGGCGGCGGCGGTTTTCTTATGTTTCTAGCGGAGGATAGTTCACGTTTGCGGCACGCGATGAAGAGCGCCGGTTTGGAAGAAGTTCGTTTTCGTTTTGATTTCGAAGGAACGAAAGTGGTTTTTTCATGA
- the panB gene encoding 3-methyl-2-oxobutanoate hydroxymethyltransferase, producing the protein MAKKKGRLEFLDMKKNGEKVAWITAYDYPTAMFAEASGMDMILVGDSLGMVVLGYAGTIPVTMEDCISHCKAVRRGAPNTFVMGDMPFGAYQVSDTQAVENAVRFFKEAEMDAVKLEGGVRVKSRIKAIADSGVLVCGHIGLTPQSSGPMGGFKAQGVTPESARYVIEDAIAVEEAGAYALLVEGIPPELTEFITKRLTIPVYSIGGGLPCDGQLIICGDMLGQFQAFTPKFVKKYANVAEVVTNAFKEYVDDVRNKRFPGEEHVYHIRKGCEAEYSAMLKEYEKKS; encoded by the coding sequence TTGGCTAAGAAAAAAGGACGTCTCGAATTTTTGGATATGAAGAAAAACGGGGAGAAAGTCGCCTGGATCACGGCATATGATTATCCCACGGCCATGTTCGCGGAAGCTAGCGGAATGGACATGATTCTGGTGGGCGATTCTCTTGGGATGGTTGTTTTGGGATATGCCGGCACAATCCCCGTCACGATGGAAGACTGCATTTCCCATTGTAAAGCCGTGCGGCGGGGCGCGCCCAATACGTTCGTGATGGGCGATATGCCTTTTGGGGCCTACCAGGTTTCCGATACTCAAGCGGTCGAGAACGCCGTCCGCTTTTTCAAAGAAGCCGAAATGGACGCGGTAAAACTCGAAGGTGGAGTAAGAGTCAAGAGCCGCATCAAGGCCATTGCTGACAGCGGTGTTCTCGTTTGCGGACACATTGGACTGACGCCCCAAAGTTCTGGTCCGATGGGTGGATTCAAAGCTCAGGGCGTGACACCAGAGTCCGCCCGCTATGTCATCGAAGACGCTATCGCCGTGGAAGAGGCGGGAGCTTATGCCCTTCTAGTGGAAGGTATTCCTCCTGAGCTGACGGAATTCATCACGAAGCGCCTCACCATTCCCGTGTACTCCATCGGCGGTGGTCTTCCCTGCGACGGGCAATTGATCATTTGCGGGGATATGCTGGGGCAGTTTCAGGCATTTACGCCGAAGTTTGTGAAAAAGTACGCGAATGTGGCGGAGGTCGTGACGAATGCCTTTAAAGAATACGTGGACGATGTGCGCAATAAACGTTTCCCTGGCGAAGAACACGTCTACCATATTCGGAAAGGATGCGAGGCGGAGTACTCCGCGATGTTAAAGGAATACGAGAAAAAGAGTTAA